The nucleotide sequence GAGCAGATCAAAGTTGATCATAGATGGATGCTTTGAGTCATGGTATTTGGGAGGTAAATGCGAGGCAGTCTGTTCAGCCCCAACCCCATAGTGTGAGCTGGATGAAGAGGAATCGTAGCAACAAAGGCTTTTAATGTGGTTAAGTAGACATTGAAGTATTGAAAATCCACACATGTGCTCTTTAATTATGTGAAATCCTGTTCAGGTTTGTCAAACATGATGTCAGACGGAGAGTTCCTGAGAACAAGTTGTGGTTCTCCAAACTATGCTGCTCCTGAGGTCATTTCAGGAAGGTaatcttttctttcttattaGAAGCAGCACCAAGAACTTACACTGTTTATAGTTGTAACTGGTGTAATGTTGCTTCTTTCCCCTCACCTGAAGGTTATACGCTGGCCCAGAGGTGGACATCTGGAGCAGCGGGGTCATCCTCTATGCCTTGCTGTGCGGAACGCTCCCCTTCGATGACGACCACGTGCCAACGCTCTTCAAGAAGATCTGCGACGGGATATTTTTCACCCCTCAGTATCTGAACCCTTCTGTAATAAGCCTCCTCAAACACATGCTGCAGGTGGACCCCATGAAAAGAGCCACGATCAAAGAGATCCGGTAAGGAAACTGGCGACAACGTTCctgtaaatgtttcttatttttcaaGGCGTCTGTGTAAAGCCGCGCCTGTCTGTTCGACCGTAGAGAGGACGAGTGGTTCAAGCAGGACCTCCCCAAGTACCTGTTCCCCGAGGACCCGTCGTACAGCAACAACATGATCGACGACGAGGCCCTGAAGGAGGTGTGCGACAAGTTCGAGTgcacggaggaggaggtcctGGCCTGCATATACAGCCGCAATCATCAGGACCCGCTGGCCGTGGCCTACCACCTCATCATTGACAATCGCCGCATCATGAGCGAAGCCAAGGACTTCTACCTGGCGTCCAGCCCGCCCGACTCCTTCCTGGACGACCAGCACCTGACCTCGTCCGGCGGCGCCGTGGCCATCAAGCCTCACCCCGAGCGGGTGCCCTTCCTCGTGGCCGAGACGCCCCCCAGGCCCCGCCACACGCTGGACGAACTCAACCCCCAGAAGTCCAAGCACCAGGGCGTGAGACGCGCCAAGTGGCACCTGGGCATCCGCAGCCAGAGTCGACCCAACGACATCATGTCGGAAGTGTGTCGCGCCATGAAGCAGCTGGATTACGAGTGGAAGGTAAGAAAGAGAAGAACGCCCCGGATTCATTCAGCCTCGGAAGATGTGGCCTCATCACAGCCGTCTTTGTCTCAAAGGTGGTCAATCCGTATTATCTTCGCGTGAGAAGGAAGAATCCGATCACCGGGATGCAAACCAAGATGAGCCTTCAACTCTACCAAGTGGACAGTAGAACCTACCTCCTCGACTTCCGTAGCATAGACGGTGAGTTTTAATCTGATTGAACCGATAAGGTTTGACCCACATGCAGCTTGATCTAGTGTGAAACTATTTCCATTGTTTTTCAGGAgttttgatccttttttttgtttcttttttcactgtgatCACATATCCTGTCGTATCTCATCCCGCTGACTGTAAAGTTCATGACCAGCTCGGCCTCACGCTGTGGAAAGTCTGGACTCGGGTTTTGTTTGTCAGGATTGTGCCCTGCTGTGTGCTTGCCTCCGTGCAGCCTTCATAAATGATTGACTCAGAGCTTAGGAAGTCTGCGTAGGTGCTTTCGCGCTACCTCAAAGGGGAAATGTGAGATAAGGCTGTTGTTCCGGGCCATTGATGTTGTGCAGGCATGCTGTACAAAAGCTGCGAGGCCAAAATGTGACTCCCGGCCGGAACCGAGTCAGCTCCTGTGGATCTGAAGCGTAGAGACTCTGAGAAGAGGAGAAGTggaagattaatttttttttccacagtgaaatgaaaagcTGATTACTAATGAGTGGTGTGAAGTTATAAACAGATCCTGCTGTGTTGATTGGTTTAACTTAGCACTTTGCGATTGTTGAAATGCCACATAAAGAAGTGAAATGCCTCTTCTTTTGTCAGGCTTTCCAACATCCACACGATCTGCATTGTAGTGCATTTGCATCATCTGCATGTACAACTTTAATCATTTTCAGATATATTCAACATTTTATGACCAgtaaaaacagcaggagaaaaataaaatcttacCTGTTTAGACcaatctcattaaaaatgtCTACATTGAATTTTTCCACTCTGAGGGTGGTGGTTTTTGTAGAGTCCCAAGACCTTAAAGTCAGTGTAAAGAGATATTATAACAATTATACAAACCAGTGTGCATTTGTTCAATATTCAATATTATGTTCAATAAGATAAATTGATCAATCTGGTGCACCAACTGACACAAGCAAATCATCAAGCAAAGAAGCCACATTGTGAAATACAAGaaatactacaaaaaaaaacaaaacaccgaCAATGAGCAcagcagacttttttttgtattcatatCATTTTGTTAGTTTTCAAGAAAGCTTGATGTTGCACAAGTTTCCTTAATATGGTCACATGCTCGTTATGAAGCTAAATGAGATTTATCTTTAACAAAAACTAGACCTGATTAGACAGATCAGATTAGACAGACTACAGTGAACACattctttcctttccttttttttattttttttaattttagtaatccactgtgataaaaaaaaaaaaaaaagtctgaaaagttCCAGCAGATAATGCAGTAAAGGGAAGAATCGAGCTGTTGTAGAGACTTTGCAGTGCGTCTGACAGGTTTGTGACGGCTGAAACGCCCTGCATGCGGCTCTGGCTCAGCTGGCCGAGCGGCTCGTCTTCCTGTTGGGAGGTTGCAGGTTCGATCTCACTCAGTCCACCGAAGCATTGCctgtatgtgtgaatgtgagtgtgaagtGCTTCGAGAGCGCTGAATCCTGACGCGTGACCGATTGAGAGCTTCTGCTGTGTCTTTTCAGATGACATGATGGAGGCTAAGTCTGGAACGGCGAccccgctccgctccgggtCCGTGGGCAACTACCGCACCACTATTAAGAACGATGTAGACGGGGCGGACATTCCAGCCACTTCCAGCACTGTGCACCCTGCCAAGGCGGCAGAGGGCTCCTTAGCTTCGTCGTTGACCTCATCCATCGACTCGACGGGCGGGGCGGACATCGCGTGCGTCCCCCGGCCGGGAAGCCACACCATCGAATTCTTTGAGATGTGTGCGAATCTTATTAAGCTACTTGCACGATAGCTCGCAAAACAATCGCTAGCCTTTATTTCCTCTCCGAGTGTCTTTATAGCAATAAGCATGCAACCGATTCATGGCTCAGTTCGTCCCGGCTGAGGATGAAGTGATTGTTCCATGGCACTGATGCAGGTTGGCGTTTCCCCGAGAGCTGAGTGGCGACGtaaagggagggggaggggccataACTGGGGAAAGATGAATGACAAGCGACTTAATCAGCAAGGACAGAACTGCATCTAGGAGGGGGTTTTTACAGTTTCCTGATCAATCTAATAACAAATGTCCACGTCccacgtatacacacacacacacacacacacacacacacacacgcgcgcaagTGATTACACTGAACCTGCTGTACTGTAGCCAGTGAGCACTGCTTTTCCAGTACAGAGAACAAGACCACGTTTCTGCCTGCAGAGAAGGAAGCCGCGCGTCGGGAGCTCAGGAGACACACCTGGGTGGCAGTTGTAGGACGCAGGAGGCACTTTTGCAcaagtttctttcatttcctgctgctcttGTTTATTCTCTCAGTGGGGATCGGAGAGGCGGCGCAGACGTATCGGGGCCACAACTTGGCGTCGGTCGCTCCCGTCACATTCACGGGACTGAGGAAGGAAGTGCGGTGGCCCCGCTATCTCTGTCGCCCGTCAGGGACAAAAGAATGCGTCATCACATTTAtggttttatttcttctttctttttttttaatttgtcaagaaaaacaaacaaaaaaaaatcatggttTTGTCCTTGTTGTAAAAATTGTTTGAATTTGTCTGTCCCCTGCATTTTTATATATAAAGACATGAATATATTTATCAGTGCGTTCAGTGGATGGAGTGTTGGTTCTAATGGAAATTGAATTTTTCTGTCTTGCATTGAGATCTATTGCTGGATGgttatgtatttttctttctttctttttttaactgtctgGTTTTTCAACCAATATCACACTTTTGTTTCCTTCAATCACAATTCTTCTGAtacttgattgttttttttccccccagataACTATAGACTGATTTTACCGTTTAATTTCTTTGCCATGAAAGTCAAAACCTAGAAATATATCATTTTCAGTGTCACATATTAAAATGACAAgttgattttgacttttttttttgttatatttccTGTATTTCTTTAATTAGATTTAATTATCTAGAGTTTGGATATGATTACTTTGTGAAATGCCTTTTGCCTACATTCACTTCTTAAATGCCAATCCATCACACGTGTACAGTCCTCTGGGCTCAGTTTGAACGTGAGTAGTAGCAATTACATGCAGTGCATGGACAGAGTCTGTTGGCAGGTGAATACATCCCAGAGATTGTCAATTTTTTGACATGTTTATGTTTTGAATGGCCACACATTCCCCCGAGTTTTTGACCTTAAAGTGAAGGTTTACCTGTGATTAAAGGCGGTACAGACGGATGTGCTGAGACCTCTGGTAGAACAGTAGAAAACCACACACGAGCATTAAGTGTGTGGcagatttatattttataaCCAACTGTTACATTACACTTGCAAGCCCAGTAAGTCTTATATATGTCTTATTTGTAAGTATAATGCATCTCACTCCGTTTTCTGTCTACGGTCTTAAAACCTTTGAGTGGTGTCTGTCTGGCTGCCTTATCATTATCagtactgtttgtttttttttgttttttatgttagTAAAAGTGGAAATTTTAAAAGGTTCATAAttttcttttgcactttttttttgcagttataAAGGTGTAAATCCTCAAAGTTTTAGCGTCAGTGTTAAGTTACATTAATATTCCAGTCACTGGGGATTGCAGAAAAGAATATGAATATTCCTAATTGTGGAAGTAAATATGTGCTTATGTTTTCAAACCACTGTTGAAACCAGATACTTGACCATTTCCAATAATGGCGATATGAAAACCAAAGCAACACTTTGAGGTAAATTgggtctctctttctctttaagTCATCTTCATAACTTTGCATGTTCTTACTGTAAAGGCCTTAAAGCTACAGTATGCAATATTAGTGAAAATAATCATGTGGATAAATCTAACCAGCTAGCATCAAAGCAGTCAGTGTTGTAATACCACTTTGTACCACAAGGAAGTTTAACCAACAGTGGCTCACCACTGCCACCCAGTGCATCAAAGTGGCATTACTCCAATCTCACATACTGTACCTTgaaagttttgatttttttttttctttgctaaaAGGTGTCTATAGCCGAAGCCTGGATTTCCAGTGTTGAGCTCTCCACAGCTTTAAAAATATGAACTGTCTTGtttaaatttacatttcatCGGTATATTTCAGCAAAAGTTAAGAGTGACGACACATTCGATCATCTTGTTTATCTCTGGACTGAAATATTTTGTTGATAATTGACCTTTATGTCTCAATTTCACTAGAATGATATATGTTCATGGTTTGACGCACACTAtggtcctggaaaaaaaaaaaaagaaaaaaacattataaaacTAAACATATAGTTTTAAAAAGGCAGTTGTAAGTTCTGGCTGTGAAAAACCAACCATGGTCTGCATGATGGATTTCTTTGGGAGGAAAAGATGAATGTCTGCAAAAGTGTGAGCCTTTTGCCAGATTACAGAATGATGTTTTTGTGGAGTGTTCAATTCAGTATCTGAACTGCTTTAAAGGAACATTGTTCTGTAtttgtctggtgtgtgtggggACCCTACCAGGTGGACCAGTGTAAATCTGAATGGACAGTGTTGAATCATTTGTATACACAACTGCCTAATAAACTGCTCAACTGCACAGTTTTGCTCAAGCATGTCTGTATATTTATACCATTTTGACAACTCAGAGGGAAAAGGTGAAGGTGGGGGATTTTTTAAAGATCTTTTAAAGATAAACAGGAAAGATGCATCTCTCATGAGGAATTTCAATAGATTTGTGGTGGGATCACATCATTTATAATAATTAAATCACGTGCACAGATTCGATATGTAATCGGATATATTAAAGAAAAAGCGATAAACCAATCTCCAAAATTTGGTTCGTGTCTCTTTAAGAAAAGATGTAAACACGTTTTAGAGCTTCCGAGTCATGCTGCGTTCGTGTTCTCCGCAGGATGGGAAAAAGTTTATATGTGAGATGTACGAGAGGAGATCACTTATACCAATTTAGACATAAAACAAATTCATCTATTTAAAATTTGTGATTGTAACGGATAAAAAGCGCGTTTAACTAGTACACAGGTTGATAAAACTGacaaatattcatttttattcttttcagaCCCCTTTGAAATTATATATCCAATTTCCGTGAATGCGTCATGAATGCTGGGACTTACGGCTAATGTTTAGCTTCCGTTAGCTTCTCCGTTGTTTGTCACGGACAGCCGCTGCTGCGTGTGGGTATATATTTTGTAAAGAAACAGGGATATCGTGTGTTCAGCATTaataaaatgcagttttttttttaaacaacgtATGTAGTAATATGTTCACAGCAATGTGCTAAGCTGTCACAGCTAGCGCGTGTTAGCATTGATGatttgtttatgttgacagacgAGGTTCATATGGAAGATATTTACCATAGATATGATATTTACATGTCTGTTGAATAAGACACGCATCGTAATGTGTTGGAAGTCATGCAGACTTTAATATTAATCTGTGTTCAGAAGCAACCTTAGATCACTGAGTCATCTTCTCTTCCAGGATGGCCTCTTTTGGCTGGAAGAGGAAAGCTGGTGAGAAGGTGTCCAAGTCGGTGGTGCAGAAGTTTGAGGCAGAAGAGGACAAAGCTGCACAGGACCCCGGAGATGAGGAGGTGGACTGGGTGCACGCAGTCAAACGCCGGAGGGagctcctgctggaggactgTGCCACCCGAAGCAAGAGGCTGAAGGATGAGGGTGCAGCTCTGGCTGAGCAGGGCAGGTGAGGATACTGCAGCATGCCAGCggcaacactgaaaacacatggAACCATCAGCAGGTCAGATTTGGTATGCTGCTTTCTAAAAGAAGCTCATGAAATATCTCGAAAGTTTTTGTCAGTGGAAATTAATTATTGACAAGATCGTACAGTATTGGAATGACACTCAGTGGTGCGACATCAGTCTGGATAAAGCAGGTGAACGAGGAGACTGATTGCACGTGTCCGATTTTATGACCCGCACCTGAAtttacaaaagtaaaaaaaaaaaaaaaaaaaaatgttttcaaaggtgatgatacaaaaataataaacataTCCGAGTTGAATAAGCTTGTAGACATGTAGTTAGGCGTTTTCAATAAATTAGTAGCTGAATTACTAGCTGAAATTTGCATAATTGCAGGAGTGCACAATGTTTGGACCCACAGTGGTCAGAGCATTGTGTTCTTTAAgtggtgtgtatgtgcatgtgttgtCATGATTCTCCAGAGGAGGGCGCCATTGCACAGCACACACAGTCCCGTGGTAACTGTAAGGTTAATAATGCCTTGCTTATGAAGATAAACAATCAAGAGGGATTAAAAGTCTAAATCTTTTTTGGTTGTAAATCTTTGCTCCAGCGTCTGCAGACATGCCAGGGTTTgtaatgtattttaatttcaaaagcAAAAAGGCTTTTGTTCTTCTCAGGCTGTGATCCCTCAATAAAGGAAATAACTATAATTAAAGTTATGACTGGAATTGCCTAATAGTGTAACTATTGATATTAGATTGGGAAAcataaacaaagaaacattaTGTAAACTTTTCCAGCGGAAGACGATTTCTAAATGTTTAAACTGCTAAAAAGCTCTAAAGCTTTTGAAAGAGCTAATGGAGTAAACTCATGTGCTGAGTTTATGTTATATTATTGATGTATTATGAGTTCCgcacacactttttttctttcacataaaCATCCAGAATTGTGTCACTTTCTGTAGTGGTATAAAACGATAAAACAGGCAATCTATGAAATTTCCCTCATGAAGATTCACCTTTTCATCTAAATAAGCGTCACTTTGTGGAAGCTCTCTGGTCCGGCTTGTATCGTTTCTCTCCCTGACTGCCTGTAATCGCGTTTAGGGGAATAAAATGGATTTTGCCGGGGAAATGATGCCGTGCTGCTCTGTAATGGTCTGTAAAGGTTTGAGATGGTGCCTGGTCCGTGATGGAGGTCAGGGTTTGAGCTCTTGTCACCGCATCGACCTCCGATGTCAGATTGCCATTTCAAAGGTTTCTGGTGTTAAACGAGCAGCTTTTGAAGCAGCGTCTTGACCTGAACTGATTTTAAATAGCTGAGTTTCAAGACTGTGCTGCGGTCATTCAGACAATATGAATACAGGCTTCTTTACGTGAGCCCTGATCTCAGCAGTGTACCAGTTTACTGTCGCTCTAAAGAGTTTGTCAGTACTTTGGCCTGGGGAGTGAAAACAGTTCAGCATGTGGGCCGCGTCAGAAAAAAACGGGTTTGCAGTCTCTTACCTGGAATCACACTCAGCTCAAGCATTCAGATATTAACTGCCCCACATGGTTTGTCACACTGGGGCTGATTGGACTCTGTTTATGCAGAGATATTGTAATGGGATCAGAGAAGATCAAGCAGCTCATCATGACGCTGACAtgaaaaatctgtgaaaaaagAATCACCCTGCTTGGTTTAAGGCTTCAGTAAATATGTTGAGTCACAGTGCTGAATTTGGACAATATTAAAATTAGATCTGACCCACTCTTcgatgacctctgacctaaaGTCAAATATAACCACTTTCTCTCAAAACTTCACTGGATCTCACtgatgttgccttttttttgaTTCAGATTGAAGAGTTTTCCATATGGCTGAGAGACTCACACACTCCGGAGTGTGTTTATTGGCGTGAGCAGGTGCAGGGAGCCGACGGAGGGTGACGGATGTCCCGTCGTCGTGTCCCGACTCGTCTGAGCGCCGCATTTATTCGCAAACTGGATTCAAGACGAGGAAAAtaaggttttgtttgtgtttttgattgcTTCGGGAAAAGCGTCACACTAACTCTAGAAAACAGCTGCTGATATTGTTTTGTAAAGTTACAATGGTTTCAACTGtcaagttgtattttttttattttttttttgcgaagGCGTGGGAGTTGTGGCGGCCTGCGCTTCACATCATCCTCCTCGTTCCACGAATATTTTTGCAGACTTCTCTAAATTGCAGCCAAATCAGTTTTTCATAGTTAAGAATGAGCGCGCTTTGAACATGCTCTATCTGTCCTTTTGGAAAGCGTCTCACTCTTTCTTAATTCTACTTGTTTCGTGCTcttatactgtttttttttttcccctcaaactcTGATGGAGCATTTGTGCTGTTTGATTTGAGTTGATCCCTTGCTGTTAGTTATTGTTCTTTTCCCCTTTGCTCCCAGCAGGCTTCATTTATGTAAAAGTAGGCTGTAAGTCACTTTAAGCTGTCGCGCTCCACCCGGTGTGGCTTATTGCCTAATTTCCTCATGagtttgcagatttttttttttctcatttgatgGTGAAATTTCCACATTGCTTCAGTTGCATTTCCTCTGTCCTCTTTCTgctactgcaaaaaaaaaaagtgacagtcTGTTCTTATAGTCTGCCGaaatcttttctttcatttacattagttttttttttttttttaattaactctATTACAATCAGAGAAAGAACAggcaaaatgttgatgaaaccAAACCATTGGGCCTAATTTCCCATAAAAGTCAAATGAATTTGTAATTAGTGTTAATAGTTAATCGATCCACCTGTCGAAAACAACtttaacacaataaaaacacctgCTGCGGATAATAAGGATGCATTTTAGTTTCAGGCTCATTTTTCAGGCTCTCTACTAGATCATCATTCATTAGAATAGCTCATAGATACAGACTGGATCAATAAAACGGGACACAGAACGGTAAAAATACATCAGGCTCATTGAAATGAGAGCCGAGTGCATCATGAGGGGAAGTTCAGCCTggacaggtgtgttttcagacatGATGTGAAATCAGGTCAAGATGTCGGAGTCTGGAGGTTCTGAAGAGGAAGTGAAAGATGTCTGACGAATCAGAAGGCAGTGAAGGagttttgagggtttttttggaGGCTTTTGAAAGTTGAAGAGCAGGATTTTTAAAGCCGATGTAatgtaaatgtttaaattaaaagATTTTCTTGCTCGAAATGTTTGGAAGATGTAACATAGATGGTCTGACATGCAGAGAAAGCCTGTATTTATGGCTTGTTTTGAGATAATATGGGCTACATGATCAAGAAGAAAAGCCATATTCCTGCTTGAACTCAGTTGTCTTCATGATGTTTTTCTTAACataatttcaagtaaaaaaaataataataataattttgaAAGAAGTTTGGAAGTTTCCGTGTGTCGTTAATCAGCTGATAAAAGCCTGAACGTGTCTCTTT is from Salarias fasciatus chromosome 7 unlocalized genomic scaffold, fSalaFa1.1 super_scaffold_4, whole genome shotgun sequence and encodes:
- the prkaa1 gene encoding 5'-AMP-activated protein kinase catalytic subunit alpha-1, encoding MATEKPKHEGRVKIGHYILGDTLGVGTFGKVKVGQHELTKHQVAVKILNRQKIRSLDVVGKIRREIQNLKLFRHPHIIKLYQVISTPTDIFMVMEYVSGGELFDYICKNGKLDEKESRRLFQQIISAVDYCHRHMVVHRDLKPENVLLDAHMNAKIADFGLSNMMSDGEFLRTSCGSPNYAAPEVISGRLYAGPEVDIWSSGVILYALLCGTLPFDDDHVPTLFKKICDGIFFTPQYLNPSVISLLKHMLQVDPMKRATIKEIREDEWFKQDLPKYLFPEDPSYSNNMIDDEALKEVCDKFECTEEEVLACIYSRNHQDPLAVAYHLIIDNRRIMSEAKDFYLASSPPDSFLDDQHLTSSGGAVAIKPHPERVPFLVAETPPRPRHTLDELNPQKSKHQGVRRAKWHLGIRSQSRPNDIMSEVCRAMKQLDYEWKVVNPYYLRVRRKNPITGMQTKMSLQLYQVDSRTYLLDFRSIDDDMMEAKSGTATPLRSGSVGNYRTTIKNDVDGADIPATSSTVHPAKAAEGSLASSLTSSIDSTGGADIACVPRPGSHTIEFFEMCANLIKLLAR